A single Diceros bicornis minor isolate mBicDic1 chromosome 7, mDicBic1.mat.cur, whole genome shotgun sequence DNA region contains:
- the LOC131407975 gene encoding olfactory receptor 51F1-like: MLQIQNNMDILSNLTSKLPTFLLTGIPGLESVRAWISIPFCCLYAIALSGNSMILLFVITQQTLHEPMYYFLSMLSAADLGLTVSTMSTTLGILWFDASEISLDTCIVQMFFLHGFTFMESGVLVVMAFDRYVAICDPLRYTTILTNSRIIQMGLLMIIRTVILIVPLLLLLKPLNFCRVNVLSHSCCYHPDVIKLACSDTRANSICGLIDLILTTGIDMPCIILSYILIICSVLSIAAPEERHKFFSTCVSHIGAVAIFYIPMMSLSLVHRYGRTAPKVVRSMMANIYLLLPPVLNPIIYSVKTKQIPKAIWSLLLTK; encoded by the coding sequence ATGCTACAAATCCAAAACAACATGGATATCTTAAGTAACTTGACATCTAAGTTGCCAACCTTCTTATTGACTGGCATTCCTGGACTAGAGTCTGTCCGTGCCTGGATCTCCATTCCCTTCTGTTGTCTGTATGCCATTGCCCTCTCTGGGAACAGCATGATCCTGCTGTTCGTCATTACCCAGCAGACTCTCCATGAGCCCATGTACTATTTCCTCTCCATGTTGTCAGCTGCTGACTTGGGCTTGACTGTTTCTACAATGTCAACAACATTAGGCATCCTCTGGTTTGATGCAAGTGAAATCAGTCTGGATACCTGCATTGTTCAGATGTTTTTTCTTCATGGATTTACCTTCATGGAATCTGGGGTGCTAGTGGTTATGGCTTTCGACCGCTATGTGGCTATCTGTGATCCTCTGAGGTATACTACCATTCTCACTAATTCCAGAATCATTCAGATGGGTCTCTTAATGATTATACGCACTGTAATATTAATAGTGCCACTACTCTTGCTCCTTAAGCCCCTCAATTTCTGTAGAGTGAATGTCCTTTCACACTCCTGCTGTTACCAtccagatgtgattaaattagcATGTTCAGATACTCGGGCCAACAGCATCTGTGGATTAATTGATCTCATCCTGACCACAGGAATAGATATGCCGTGCATCATCCTGTCTTATATCTTGATCATTTGCTCTGTCCTCAGCATTGCAGCCCCTGAAGAACGACACAAGTTCTTTAGCACCTGTGTCTCCCACATTGGAGCAGTTGCTATTTTCTACATTCCCATGATGAGCCTGTCCTTGGTGCATCGCTATGGTCGAACAGCACCCAAAGTGGTCCGTTCTATGATGGCCAATATATACCTGCTTTTGCCCCCTGTGCTCAACCCCATCATCTATAGTGTAAAAACAAAGCAGATTCCCAAGGCTATTTGGAGTCTTCTCCTTACAAAATAA
- the LOC131409027 gene encoding olfactory receptor 51F1-like: MLSIGNSTPQTLFLTGVPGLEDFHIWFSIPFCCLCMVALLGNSTILYVVITDSSLHEPMYCFISMLSATDMGITISSVPTTLGVLWFNARIISLDACIMQMFFLHGFTLMESSVLLAMAFDRFVAICNPLRYTMILTNSRIIKAAVVIFVRMLVNLMPLLLLLKRLSFCGPNVLSHSYCYHPDVIKCSCSSIKVNSICGLVALILTSGIDIPCIFLSYVLIIKSILSIASPEERQKAFGTCISHIGVVAIFYIPWVILALVHRFGHNAPPYVHTLMSNLHFLFPPVLNPIIYSVKTKQIRKAFLKLFPNTE; the protein is encoded by the coding sequence ATGCTGTCCATTGGTAATTCCACTCCCCAAACTCTCTTCTTGACTGGAGTTCCAGGGCTAGAAGATTTTCACATCTGGTTTTCCATCCCCTTTTGCTGCCTTTGTATGGTTGCTCTTCTGGGAAACAGCACTATCCTGTATGTGGTGATCACAGACTCCAGTCTCCATGAACCCATGTACTGTTTCATCTCCATGCTCTCTGCCACTGACATGGGCATCACTATTTCTTCTGTTCCCACAACACTGGGTGTCCTCTGGTTCAATGCTAGGATTATCAGCCTAGATGCCTGCATCATGCAGATGTTCTTTCTGCATGGATTCACCCTCATGGAATCCTCTGTGCTTTTGGCCATGGCTTTTGACCGCTTTGTTGCCATCTGCAACCCCTTAAGATATACTATGATTCTGACCAACTCTAGAATCATCAAAGCTGCTGTGGTGATTTTTGTACGAATGCTGGTTAACCTGATGCCCTTGCTCCTGCTCCTTAAGCGGTTGTCTTTCTGTGGTCCTAATGTGCTTTCTCACTCCTATTGCTACCACCCTGATGTGATTAAGTGTTCTTGCTCAAGTATCAAGGTTAATAGCATCTGTGGCTTAGTTGCTCTCATTCTGACATCTGGTATAGATATTCCCTGCATTTTCCTCTCCTATGTGCTGATCATCAAGTCCATTCTCAGCATTGCCTCCCCAGAGGAGAGACAGAAGGCTTTTGGCACCTGCATCTCTCACATTGGTGTTGTTGCCATCTTCTACATCCCCTGGGTCATCTTGGCTTTAGTACATCGCTTTGGTCATAACGCTCCTCCATATGTCCATACACTGATGTCAAATCTCCATTTCCTATTTCCCCCAGTTCTGAACCCCATCATATATAGTGTGAAGACCAAACAAATCCGTAAAGCTTTCCTCAAGCTGTTTCCAAACACAGAGTAG